The following coding sequences are from one Syngnathus acus chromosome 12, fSynAcu1.2, whole genome shotgun sequence window:
- the LOC119131855 gene encoding protein AMBP-like, whose product MQKAVFLAFTLILGWTCSSQALVLPEPLYPTQENFDLTRFLGTWHDVAVAKTCLHDCPTKDSAIGNLVLQKGSAEDKLQMTRTVLKNGTCKHKSGVYNLTPTPGRFRFAKLDAEVDAYVVHTNYEEYALMVMMKEGSSGQNCTTVKLYSRTMDVRDTVLDDFRTLVGEQEISHDNVVFKHNKGDCVPGEQVEEPIVVEKVKRDVESTDPLEEMEFVGSGDDTLMFNGSEACSLGVEAGPCFGIHQRYFYNSSAMSCQMFNYGGCLGNKNNFKSERECLQRCRTEAVCRLPLTAVACSGEPLNWSFDSMLGECVPYKAGFCQTNGNKFYSKAECDEYCGVKNAIVLED is encoded by the exons ATGCAGAAAGCTGTGTTTCTAGCTTTTACGCTAATCCTGGGATGGACCTGCAGCAGCCAGGCTCTGGTTCTCCCAGAACCTCTGTATCCTACGCAGGAGAACTTTGACCTAACCAGG TTTTTAGGGACTTGGCATGATGTCGCTGTGGCCAAGACATGCCTTCATGATTGCCCCACGAAGGACTCCGCAATCGGCAATCTGGTGCTGCAGAAAGGTTCCGCTGAGGATAAACTGCAAATGACCAGAACAGTACTCAA AAATGGGACCTGTAAGCACAAAAGTGGAGTCTATAATCTAACTCCAACACCGGGACGTTTTCGTTTTGCAA AGTTGGACGCCGAAGTGGACGCCTACGTGGTGCACACTAACTACGAGGAATACGCCCTCATGGTAATGATGAAGGAGGGATCATCGGGCCAGAACTGCACCACAGTGAAGCTTTACA GTAGGACCATGGACGTGAGGGACACGGTGCTGGATGACTTTCGAACGCTGGTCGGAGAACAAGAGATCAGCCACGACAACGTTGTCTTTAAACATAACAAAG GTGACTGTGTTCCTGGTGAGCAGGTGGAAGAACCAATTGTGGTCGAG AAGGTGAAGAGGGACGTAGAATCAACTGACCCGCTGGAAGAAATGGAATTTGTCGGTTCTGGTGACGACACCCTCATGTTCAACGGATCAG AGGCGTGCAGTCTAGGAGTGGAGGCGGGGCCTTGTTTTGGTATACACCAGCGCTACTTCTACAACTCCAGCGCCATGAGCTGTCAGATGTTCAACTATGGAGGTTGTCTGGGCAACAAGAACAACTTCAAGAGCGAGAGGGAGTGTCTGCAGAGGTGCCGCACTGAAG CGGTGTGTCGTCTCCCCCTGACCGCCGTGGCGTGCTCGGGTGAGCCCCTCAACTGGTCTTTTGATTCCATGCTGGGCGAGTGTGTGCCTTACAAAGCAGGCTTCTGCCAGACCAACGGCAACAAGTTCTACAGCAAGGCCGAGTGTGATGAGTACTGCGGCGTAAAAA ATGCAATAGTCTTGGAAGACTAA
- the LOC119131874 gene encoding protein AMBP-like, with protein MKPGILSLLVLFVFDWILHGESRIVPQESFDLDQFMGKWYEVAVVSDCPHYMQKKKGNPVIVILDLKASQQGNVTVLATVPRNGSCHQTSTQYASTDTAGQFFYHVPRLGVDVDAYVVRTDYDQYAMLGLLSTEIASQNKTTIFKLYNRSLDVRQAVLDDFQTLVRTYGMRDDIIVNENKVNET; from the exons ATGAAGCCAGGAATTCTGagtttgttggttttgtttgtctttgactGGATCCTGCATGGTGAAAGTCGAATCGTCCCTCAGGAGAGCTTTGATCTGGACCAA TTCATGGGGAAGTGGTACGAGGTGGCGGTTGTTTCTGACTGTCCTCATTATATGCAAAAGAAGAAGGGAAACCCCGTCATTGTCATTTTGGACCTGAAAGCCTCTCAGCAGGGGAACGTCACTGTGCTGGCCACAGTTCCCAG GAATGGCTCATGTCATCAGACATCCACTCAGTATGCTTCAACTGACACCGCAGGACAATTTTTCTACCACGTCCCAA GGCTTGGCGTGGATGTTGACGCCTACGTAGTCCGGACGGACTATGACCAGTATGCCATGTTGGGGCTGCTGAGCACGGAGATAGCATCACAGAACAAGACGACCATCTTCAAACTTTACA ATCGATCTTTGGATGTTAGGCAAGCCGTGCTGGACGACTTCCAGACGCTGGTCCGAACATATGGAATGAGGGATGACATCATTGTTAATGAGAACAAAGTTAATGAAACTTGA
- the slc27a4 gene encoding long-chain fatty acid transport protein 4 isoform X2, translated as MNSEQLSEDIGEQNNSASPISTPEGNDLKRGLLKRMLRLACCTALLFVLRLLIGLPWFQVLPAILIFYLGSGGWRFLRIFVKTIGRDLHAAVVLLRVKMNVKRHLRQNNTIPAIFAETVRRHADKTALIFEGTGETWTFRQLDEYSNRVGNLLLQRGFQEGDVVAVFMENRSQYVGLWLGMAKIGVEAALINFNLRLEALVHCVTISKAKAVVFGSELTDAVSEVHVSMGKTVQMFCAGDWDPKRVPQGTECLEPLLAAAPSHLPSRPQRCFTDRLFYIYTSGTTGMPKAAIVVHSRYYRMAALVYYGFRMTPDDVLYDCLPLYHSAGNIVGVGQCIIHGMSVVIRKKFSASRFWDDCAKYNCTIVQYIGEICRYLLNQPIRDMEKRHCVRMALGNGLRQSIWEEFMTRFNIPQIAEFYGATECNCSLGNFDNKVGACGFNSQILPFIYPIRLVRVDEETMELIRGPDGVCIPCKPGEPGQLVGRIIQNDPLRRFDGYVNQSATSKKIAQSVFKKGDSAYLSGDVLIMDECGHMYFKDRTGDTFRWKGENVSTTEVEGTLSRLLDMKDVVVYGVEVPGAEGKAGMAAIADPNHSSDLEKFVKDLDKALPPYARPVFLRFLPEVNKTGTFKFQKTDLRREGFDPKAVSDRLYFLDSSRGRYVLLDEELYRSILSGKHKL; from the exons ATGAATTCTGAGCAATTGTCTGAAGATATCGGGGAACAAAATAACTCCGCAAGCCCAATTTCGACACCAGAAGggaatgatttaaaaagaggACTTTTGAAAAG GATGCTGCGTTTAGCGTGTTGCACAGCCCTGCTGTTTGTCTTGAGGCTGCTGATTGGCCTGCCCTGGTTCCAAGTCCTGCCAGCCATCCTCATCTTCTACCTGGGTAGCGGAGGATGGCGCTTCCTGCGGATTTTCGTCAAAACAATCGGCAGAGACTTGCA cgcGGCAGTGGTGCTGCTGCGGGTCAAGATGAACGTCAAACGCCACTTACGGCAGAACAACACTATCCCCGCCATCTTCGCCGAGACGGTGCGTCGTCACGCCGACAAAACGGCGCTGATCTTCGAAGGCACCGGCGAGACGTGGACCTTCCGACAATTAGACGAGTACTCCAACCGAGTGGGCAACCTGCTGCTCCAACGCGGCTTTCAA GAGGGCGACGTGGTGGCCGTTTTCATGGAGAACAGGTCCCAGTATGTGGGACTGTGGCTTGGCATGGCCAAGATTGGAGTGGAGGCCGCCCTCATCAACTTTAATTTGAGACTCGAGGCCTTGGTGCACTGCGTAACCATTTCCAAAGCCAAAGCGGTGGTGTTTGGATCTGAGCTGACTGATG CTGTGTCCGAGGTTCACGTTTCAATGGGGAAGACGGTGCAGATGTTTTGCGCCGGAGATTGGGACCCCAAACGGGTACCTCAGGGTACCGAGTGCCTCGAGCCGCTGCTGGCCGCTGCCCCGTCGCACCTGCCCAGTCGACCACAACGCTGCTTCACAG ATCGCCTCTTCTACATCTACACGTCAGGAACCACCGGGATGCCTAAAGCGGCCATTGTTGTGCACAGCAG GTATTACCGCATGGCCGCTCTGGTGTATTACGGTTTCAGGATGACGCCGGATGACGTCTTGTACGACTGCCTTCCACTCTACCACTCTGCAG GTAACATTGTGGGGGTGGGCCAGTGTATAATCCATGGCATGAGTGTCGTCATCAGAAAGAAGTTCTCTGCCTCCCGTTTCTGGGACGACTGCGCTAAGTACAACTGCACT ATTGTTCAGTACATAGGTGAGATTTGCCGCTACCTGCTCAACCAGCCGATACGCGACATGGAAAAACGGCACTGTGTGCGCATGGCGCTCGGGAACGGCCTGCGTCAGTCCATATGGGAGGAATTCATGACGCGATTCAACATTCCGCAGATAGCCGAATTCTATGGTGCAACTGAGTGCAACTGCAGCTTAGGAAACTTTGACAACAAG GTGGGAGCGTGCGGCTTCAACAGTCAAATTCTACCCTTCATCTACCCCATCCGACTCGTAAGGGTAGATGAAGAGACTATGGAGCTCATCCGAGGGCCCGACGGTGTCTGCATTCCCTGTAAACCCG GCGAGCCTGGTCAATTGGTGGGCAGGATCATTCAGAATGACCCTCTCCGCAGGTTCGACGGTTATGTCAATCAATCGGCAACCAGCAAGAAGATTGCTCAGAGTGTCTTCAAGAAGGGAGACAGTGCTTATTTATCCG GCGACGTGCTGATCATGGATGAGTGCGGCCACATGTACTTCAAGGACAGGACGGGAGACACGTTTCGCTGGAAAGGAGAGAACGTCTCCACCACCGAGGTGGAAGGGACACTCAGCAGGCTGCTTGACATGAAAGATGTTGTGGTCTATGGGGTGGAAGTACCTG GTGCAGAAGGGAAGGCTGGGATGGCCGCCATCGCCGATCCAAATCACTCCTCTGACCTGGAAAAGTTTGTGAAGGATCTGGACAAGGCTCTTCCTCCATATGCCAGGCCGGTCTTCCTCCGCTTTCTCCCAGAAGTCAACAAAACTG GAACGTTTAAATTCCAGAAAACGGATCTTCGACGAGAAGGCTTTGACCCTAAAGCGGTGTCAGACAGACTGTACTTCCTGGattccagcagagggcgctatGTGCTGCTGGATGAGGAGTTGTACCGCTCCATACTTTCAGGGAAACATAAATTGTGA
- the ptgdsa gene encoding prostaglandin D2 synthase a, with protein sequence MSLQRGFESTWITTRSRAPFLQLIHLTSVHYIRSPAPLHATMRTAVVAVAMVMLCTSMASRDVRPQRDFNLQRFAGRWYRVGLAYDSASFVPYRDKMKVSLGVVTTQANGNVNLTMWDATPAGCQSKMYYYEKANLPGQFTYFSTRHNMVKDITVVDTNYSEYAVVLKHKVFHREYTQVALYGRTPRVRVDVIQKFKAFALSRGFPREAILTPPLADNCPPSPSG encoded by the exons ATGTCGCTGCAGAGAGGATTTGAGTCCACTTGGATCACAACTCGCTCCCGTGCCCCGTTTTTGCAGCTCATCCACCTCACCTCAGTCCATTATATCCgctcccccgcccccctccacGCCACCATGAGGACCGCCGTGgtggctgttgccatggtgatgtTGTGTACATCGATGGCGAGCAGGGATGTGAGGCCGCAGAGGGATTTCAACTTGCAGAGG TTTGCAGGTAGGTGGTACCGCGTGGGCCTGGCGTATGACTCGGCAAGCTTTGTCCCATACAGAGACAAAATGAAGGTCTCCCTGGGTGTCGTCACAACGCAGGCAAACGGCAACGTTAATCTCACAATGTGGGACGCCAC GCCTGCAGGATGTCAAAGTAAAATGTACTACTATGAGAAAGCAAATCTTCCAGGACAATTTACATACTTTAGTACAC GTCACAACATGGTGAAGGACATCACTGTTGTGGACACAAACTACAGTGAATATGCAGTGGTGCTCAAACACAAAGTGTTTCATAGAGAGTACACCCAGGTGGCCCTCTATG GTCGCACACCCAGGGTGAGGGTTGACGTCATTCAGAAGTTTAAAGCCTTCGCTTTATCTCGAGGATTTCCAAGAGAAGCCATTCTCACTCCGCCGCTAGCAG ACAATTGCCCTCCATCACCTTCTGGATAA
- the nrarpa gene encoding notch-regulated ankyrin repeat-containing protein A — MSQADVSTCSAPQRVFQEAVKKGNTKELHSLLQNMTNCEFNVNSFGPEGQTALHQSVIDGNLELVKLLVKFGADIRLANREGWSALHIAAFGGHQDIVLYLITKAKYSSGAR, encoded by the coding sequence ATGAGCCAGGCGGACGTGTCCACATGCTCAGCCCCGCAAAGGGTCTTTCAGGAGGCGGTGAAGAAGGGCAACACCAAGGAGCTGCACTCGCTGCTGCAGAACATGACGAACTGCGAATTCAACGTCAACTCGTTCGGACCCGAGGGTCAGACGGCGCTGCACCAGTCCGTCATCGACGGCAACCTGGAGTTGGTCAAGCTGCTGGTCAAATTCGGTGCGGACATCCGGCTCGCCAACCGGGAGGGTTGGAGCGCCCTGCACATCGCCGCCTTCGGGGGTCACCAGGACATTGTGCTATACCTCATCACCAAGGCCAAGTACTCCTCTGGGGCCCGGTGA
- the slc27a4 gene encoding long-chain fatty acid transport protein 4 isoform X1, translating into MLRLACCTALLFVLRLLIGLPWFQVLPAILIFYLGSGGWRFLRIFVKTIGRDLHAAVVLLRVKMNVKRHLRQNNTIPAIFAETVRRHADKTALIFEGTGETWTFRQLDEYSNRVGNLLLQRGFQEGDVVAVFMENRSQYVGLWLGMAKIGVEAALINFNLRLEALVHCVTISKAKAVVFGSELTDAVSEVHVSMGKTVQMFCAGDWDPKRVPQGTECLEPLLAAAPSHLPSRPQRCFTDRLFYIYTSGTTGMPKAAIVVHSRYYRMAALVYYGFRMTPDDVLYDCLPLYHSAGNIVGVGQCIIHGMSVVIRKKFSASRFWDDCAKYNCTIVQYIGEICRYLLNQPIRDMEKRHCVRMALGNGLRQSIWEEFMTRFNIPQIAEFYGATECNCSLGNFDNKVGACGFNSQILPFIYPIRLVRVDEETMELIRGPDGVCIPCKPGEPGQLVGRIIQNDPLRRFDGYVNQSATSKKIAQSVFKKGDSAYLSGDVLIMDECGHMYFKDRTGDTFRWKGENVSTTEVEGTLSRLLDMKDVVVYGVEVPGAEGKAGMAAIADPNHSSDLEKFVKDLDKALPPYARPVFLRFLPEVNKTGTFKFQKTDLRREGFDPKAVSDRLYFLDSSRGRYVLLDEELYRSILSGKHKL; encoded by the exons ATGCTGCGTTTAGCGTGTTGCACAGCCCTGCTGTTTGTCTTGAGGCTGCTGATTGGCCTGCCCTGGTTCCAAGTCCTGCCAGCCATCCTCATCTTCTACCTGGGTAGCGGAGGATGGCGCTTCCTGCGGATTTTCGTCAAAACAATCGGCAGAGACTTGCA cgcGGCAGTGGTGCTGCTGCGGGTCAAGATGAACGTCAAACGCCACTTACGGCAGAACAACACTATCCCCGCCATCTTCGCCGAGACGGTGCGTCGTCACGCCGACAAAACGGCGCTGATCTTCGAAGGCACCGGCGAGACGTGGACCTTCCGACAATTAGACGAGTACTCCAACCGAGTGGGCAACCTGCTGCTCCAACGCGGCTTTCAA GAGGGCGACGTGGTGGCCGTTTTCATGGAGAACAGGTCCCAGTATGTGGGACTGTGGCTTGGCATGGCCAAGATTGGAGTGGAGGCCGCCCTCATCAACTTTAATTTGAGACTCGAGGCCTTGGTGCACTGCGTAACCATTTCCAAAGCCAAAGCGGTGGTGTTTGGATCTGAGCTGACTGATG CTGTGTCCGAGGTTCACGTTTCAATGGGGAAGACGGTGCAGATGTTTTGCGCCGGAGATTGGGACCCCAAACGGGTACCTCAGGGTACCGAGTGCCTCGAGCCGCTGCTGGCCGCTGCCCCGTCGCACCTGCCCAGTCGACCACAACGCTGCTTCACAG ATCGCCTCTTCTACATCTACACGTCAGGAACCACCGGGATGCCTAAAGCGGCCATTGTTGTGCACAGCAG GTATTACCGCATGGCCGCTCTGGTGTATTACGGTTTCAGGATGACGCCGGATGACGTCTTGTACGACTGCCTTCCACTCTACCACTCTGCAG GTAACATTGTGGGGGTGGGCCAGTGTATAATCCATGGCATGAGTGTCGTCATCAGAAAGAAGTTCTCTGCCTCCCGTTTCTGGGACGACTGCGCTAAGTACAACTGCACT ATTGTTCAGTACATAGGTGAGATTTGCCGCTACCTGCTCAACCAGCCGATACGCGACATGGAAAAACGGCACTGTGTGCGCATGGCGCTCGGGAACGGCCTGCGTCAGTCCATATGGGAGGAATTCATGACGCGATTCAACATTCCGCAGATAGCCGAATTCTATGGTGCAACTGAGTGCAACTGCAGCTTAGGAAACTTTGACAACAAG GTGGGAGCGTGCGGCTTCAACAGTCAAATTCTACCCTTCATCTACCCCATCCGACTCGTAAGGGTAGATGAAGAGACTATGGAGCTCATCCGAGGGCCCGACGGTGTCTGCATTCCCTGTAAACCCG GCGAGCCTGGTCAATTGGTGGGCAGGATCATTCAGAATGACCCTCTCCGCAGGTTCGACGGTTATGTCAATCAATCGGCAACCAGCAAGAAGATTGCTCAGAGTGTCTTCAAGAAGGGAGACAGTGCTTATTTATCCG GCGACGTGCTGATCATGGATGAGTGCGGCCACATGTACTTCAAGGACAGGACGGGAGACACGTTTCGCTGGAAAGGAGAGAACGTCTCCACCACCGAGGTGGAAGGGACACTCAGCAGGCTGCTTGACATGAAAGATGTTGTGGTCTATGGGGTGGAAGTACCTG GTGCAGAAGGGAAGGCTGGGATGGCCGCCATCGCCGATCCAAATCACTCCTCTGACCTGGAAAAGTTTGTGAAGGATCTGGACAAGGCTCTTCCTCCATATGCCAGGCCGGTCTTCCTCCGCTTTCTCCCAGAAGTCAACAAAACTG GAACGTTTAAATTCCAGAAAACGGATCTTCGACGAGAAGGCTTTGACCCTAAAGCGGTGTCAGACAGACTGTACTTCCTGGattccagcagagggcgctatGTGCTGCTGGATGAGGAGTTGTACCGCTCCATACTTTCAGGGAAACATAAATTGTGA